From the Candidatus Binatia bacterium genome, one window contains:
- a CDS encoding helix-hairpin-helix domain-containing protein — MMERKSYRQRLVGGALIALLLCSCAMPGWAAETKPINVNTATMAELMSIKGIGEAKARAIIEHREKHGPFKTVDELKNVTGIGDKLLATLRPQVTVGEPALPAPGAAPATK; from the coding sequence ATGATGGAACGAAAAAGCTACCGGCAACGCCTCGTCGGCGGGGCACTGATCGCGTTATTGCTTTGCTCTTGTGCGATGCCCGGCTGGGCCGCCGAAACCAAGCCCATCAACGTGAACACGGCAACCATGGCGGAGCTCATGTCCATCAAAGGCATCGGGGAGGCAAAGGCGCGGGCCATTATCGAGCATCGCGAAAAGCACGGCCCGTTCAAAACGGTGGACGAGCTTAAAAATGTCACCGGAATTGGCGACAAACTTCTGGCCACACTGCGGCCGCAGGTAACTGTCGGCGAACCCGCACTTCCAGCGCCAGGGGCGGCACCAGCAACGAAATAG
- a CDS encoding aldo/keto reductase encodes MEYVSLGRTGLRVSRLCLGTMNFGPVTTEQDSFAIMNRALELGIQFFDTANVYGWKTGEGVTEQILGRWFAEDKSRRHQVVLATKVFGRMGTGPNDRGLSARHILQACEGSLRRLRTDYIDLYQMHHVDRDTPWEEIWQAMDVLIQQGKVLYVGSSNFAAWHIVQANAVAKERHLLGIVSEQSLYNLAQRTIELEVLPACQALGIAVIPWSPLAGGLLAGTDDPQGLSRRASDRIRQAAEKHQVALQRYQQFCRSLGLAPAKVALSWLLHRPGVTSPIIGPRTMQQLLDAVEALSIQLDPSQLAELDAIWPGPGGPAPEAYAW; translated from the coding sequence ATGGAGTACGTTTCGTTAGGTCGAACGGGGTTGCGAGTCAGTCGCCTTTGCCTCGGCACGATGAACTTCGGACCTGTCACCACCGAACAGGACAGCTTCGCGATCATGAATCGTGCACTGGAGCTCGGCATTCAGTTCTTCGACACGGCGAATGTTTACGGGTGGAAAACTGGCGAAGGAGTGACAGAGCAGATTCTCGGGCGCTGGTTTGCCGAGGACAAATCTCGTCGCCACCAGGTGGTGCTGGCCACCAAGGTGTTTGGCCGGATGGGTACAGGTCCGAACGATCGCGGGCTTTCTGCCCGTCACATCCTGCAAGCGTGCGAGGGGAGCCTACGGCGCCTGCGAACCGATTACATCGACTTGTACCAGATGCACCACGTCGACCGCGACACGCCCTGGGAAGAGATCTGGCAAGCGATGGACGTGCTCATCCAACAGGGAAAGGTTCTGTACGTGGGCAGCAGCAACTTCGCCGCCTGGCATATCGTCCAAGCAAACGCGGTCGCCAAGGAACGCCATCTGCTCGGTATCGTCAGCGAGCAGAGTCTTTACAATCTCGCCCAGCGCACGATCGAGCTCGAAGTCCTACCCGCGTGCCAAGCGTTGGGCATTGCTGTGATTCCCTGGAGCCCTCTTGCAGGCGGCCTGCTCGCCGGCACGGACGATCCGCAGGGACTGTCTCGACGCGCGAGCGACCGCATTCGTCAGGCGGCCGAAAAACACCAGGTTGCGTTGCAACGTTATCAACAGTTCTGCCGCTCTCTTGGTTTGGCTCCCGCCAAAGTTGCCTTGTCGTGGCTGCTCCATCGGCCGGGCGTGACTTCCCCGATTATCGGACCACGAACTATGCAACAACTACTCGACGCCGTCGAGGCGTTGTCCATTCAGCTCGACCCGAGCCAGTTGGCGGAACTCGATGCGATTTGGCCAGGGCCCGGAGGTCCGGCCCCGGAAGCGTATGCATGGTGA